A window from Pseudobutyrivibrio ruminis HUN009 encodes these proteins:
- the lgt gene encoding prolipoprotein diacylglyceryl transferase, whose amino-acid sequence MNTSIIFPNLHITLDNVGKGFYIGSFFIAFYGVIIAIGMLVGVGFILKEAKRVGFDEDSFLDICIITIIVGVIGARLYYVIFAWDYYKDNPISALNIRQGGLAIYGGVLAGIACVYILSKRKKLDFLKVMDVAIFGVIIGQIFGRWGNFFNREVFGQYTDGLFAMLLPIDAIRSQSDVTAEMLANLVQIDGVTYISVHPTFLYESLWNLGLLIFLLLTRKKKTFNGYVFFTYLIVYGAGRFWIEGVRTDQLKLWGTNLAVSQLIAGACIVIGSGLFIYYKKNHPLSTPKELNS is encoded by the coding sequence GTGAATACAAGTATTATTTTCCCTAATTTGCATATTACATTGGATAATGTTGGAAAAGGATTCTATATTGGATCCTTTTTCATTGCTTTTTACGGAGTTATTATCGCAATTGGTATGCTGGTTGGGGTAGGTTTTATTTTAAAAGAAGCAAAGAGAGTTGGATTTGATGAGGATTCATTCTTAGATATATGCATAATCACTATCATTGTTGGCGTTATTGGTGCTCGCCTGTACTATGTTATATTTGCATGGGATTACTACAAAGACAATCCTATTAGTGCTCTTAACATCAGGCAGGGTGGTCTTGCTATTTATGGCGGTGTGCTTGCTGGTATAGCATGTGTGTACATACTTTCCAAAAGAAAAAAGCTTGATTTTCTTAAGGTGATGGATGTTGCTATATTTGGTGTAATCATTGGCCAAATCTTTGGTAGATGGGGCAATTTCTTTAACAGAGAAGTATTTGGACAGTATACAGACGGCTTGTTTGCAATGTTACTTCCTATTGATGCTATTCGTTCTCAGAGTGATGTTACAGCTGAAATGCTTGCAAATCTTGTGCAGATTGATGGTGTTACTTATATTAGTGTTCATCCTACATTCTTGTATGAATCGCTATGGAATCTTGGACTTTTGATATTCTTGCTTCTTACCAGAAAAAAGAAGACATTTAATGGATATGTTTTCTTTACCTATTTGATCGTGTATGGCGCTGGCCGCTTCTGGATAGAAGGAGTTAGGACAGATCAGCTGAAGCTTTGGGGAACAAATCTTGCGGTATCTCAGTTGATAGCTGGTGCATGTATTGTTATTGGCAGTGGATTATTTATTTACTATAAAAAGAATCATCCACTTTCCACCCCAAAGGAGTTAAATTCATAA
- the mraZ gene encoding division/cell wall cluster transcriptional repressor MraZ translates to MFMGEYSHNIDAKNRLIMPAKFREQLGEHFVATKGLDGCLFVYPMSEWKTIEEKFREIPLTTKDARKFSRFFFAGAAECDIDKQGRVLIPGNLKEYAGIDKEVVSVGVLNRIEIWSKERWTDEGTYDDMDEIAEHMAELGLGI, encoded by the coding sequence ATGTTCATGGGTGAATACAGTCACAATATAGACGCCAAGAATCGTCTTATTATGCCTGCAAAGTTTCGTGAACAGTTAGGAGAGCACTTCGTAGCCACCAAAGGACTTGATGGATGCTTATTCGTTTATCCTATGAGCGAATGGAAAACCATCGAAGAAAAATTTAGAGAGATTCCACTTACCACCAAAGATGCTAGAAAGTTCTCTCGTTTCTTCTTTGCAGGAGCGGCAGAATGCGATATCGACAAACAGGGAAGAGTTCTTATTCCTGGTAACCTTAAGGAATACGCAGGAATTGATAAGGAAGTTGTTTCTGTTGGTGTCTTGAACAGAATTGAAATCTGGTCTAAGGAGAGATGGACAGATGAAGGCACCTACGATGATATGGATGAGATAGCAGAACACATGGCTGAGCTTGGCCTTGGAATTTAG
- a CDS encoding YihY/virulence factor BrkB family protein — protein MWTFLGYGKTYLDKCGRDNIGAYAAQTAYFMIMSAIPFMMLLVWIAGYVPSINEYMNELVFDVLPETFLPYVERIIRLVTQASVGAISISAVMAIWSSGKAFQNLMVGLNQVNKIEETRNWFGRRLRAIFYTLVLLFVIVVIMLMLVFTQKLQYYAKNYYGFLAYVVGIRPLFRGIFVFIFLVIVFTFLFTVLPNKNLSFFSQLPGGVICAASWYVFSMLLAIWVKIFNNFSMYGAFATMMMFMFWLYFCMYFMLMAAEANVFFEEAFGLAWTNFKRKIKEGSL, from the coding sequence ATGTGGACATTTTTAGGTTATGGAAAAACTTATTTAGATAAATGCGGAAGGGATAATATTGGGGCGTATGCGGCCCAGACGGCGTACTTTATGATTATGTCGGCAATTCCGTTTATGATGCTTTTGGTGTGGATAGCAGGGTATGTTCCTTCTATAAATGAGTACATGAATGAACTTGTTTTTGATGTGCTTCCTGAGACATTTCTGCCATATGTGGAAAGAATTATCAGGCTAGTTACACAGGCTTCTGTTGGTGCGATTTCTATTTCAGCAGTAATGGCTATCTGGTCTTCTGGTAAAGCTTTTCAGAACCTTATGGTCGGCCTTAATCAGGTAAACAAAATAGAAGAGACTAGAAATTGGTTTGGAAGACGATTGAGAGCTATATTTTATACACTTGTATTGTTGTTTGTTATTGTTGTAATTATGCTTATGCTGGTATTTACACAGAAGCTTCAGTACTATGCTAAAAACTATTATGGTTTCCTTGCGTATGTTGTGGGCATTCGACCATTATTTAGAGGCATATTTGTATTTATCTTTTTGGTTATCGTATTTACGTTTTTGTTTACAGTGTTGCCGAATAAAAACCTATCATTCTTTAGCCAGTTGCCTGGCGGTGTTATATGTGCAGCTAGCTGGTATGTATTCAGTATGTTGCTTGCTATATGGGTTAAGATATTCAATAACTTTTCTATGTATGGCGCATTTGCAACTATGATGATGTTTATGTTTTGGCTGTATTTTTGTATGTATTTCATGCTGATGGCTGCTGAGGCTAATGTATTTTTTGAAGAAGCCTTTGGATTGGCGTGGACTAATTTTAAAAGGAAAATTAAAGAAGGATCTCTATAA
- the pheS gene encoding phenylalanine--tRNA ligase subunit alpha, producing the protein MIDIISELSTKFEEELQNIKNSEELENIRVSYLGKKGSVTAAMKEMGKLSAEEKKEFGQKINVLKNTVADKIAEKKEEIAALELQREIDKVPEFDISLPEHFEQGSYHPITLVQRQCETIFKSMGFTVEDYSEVVTDYECFESVNIPKYHPARDMQDTYYLENGQLLKSQTTAAQNAIYKKYRKQLIEDGTPIKAIFPGRCFRNEATDACHENTFFQMEGVMVGKDISISNLIYFMKTMLSEVFRRDIKVRLRPGFFPFVEPGFELDINCLNCGGKGCPSCKHSGWLELCPCGMVHPKVLEEGGIDPDKYTGFAFGLGLTRLAMMKYGIKDIRDLNSGNLSSLAQFTDDEQ; encoded by the coding sequence ATGATAGATATCATATCTGAATTGAGCACAAAGTTTGAAGAAGAGCTTCAGAACATCAAAAACTCTGAAGAGCTTGAAAATATACGTGTTTCATACTTAGGTAAAAAAGGTAGTGTTACAGCTGCAATGAAGGAAATGGGCAAGCTTTCTGCTGAGGAAAAGAAAGAATTTGGCCAGAAAATTAACGTATTAAAGAATACTGTTGCTGACAAGATTGCTGAGAAGAAGGAAGAAATCGCAGCACTTGAGCTTCAAAGAGAAATTGACAAGGTTCCTGAGTTTGATATTTCACTTCCAGAGCACTTTGAGCAGGGAAGTTATCATCCAATCACACTTGTACAGCGTCAGTGTGAAACTATCTTTAAGTCTATGGGCTTCACTGTTGAAGATTATAGCGAAGTAGTTACTGACTATGAGTGTTTTGAATCTGTTAATATTCCAAAGTATCACCCAGCTCGTGATATGCAGGATACATATTATCTTGAAAATGGACAGCTTCTTAAGTCTCAGACAACAGCCGCGCAGAACGCTATCTATAAAAAATATCGTAAGCAGCTTATCGAGGATGGCACACCTATCAAGGCTATTTTCCCAGGACGTTGCTTCAGAAATGAAGCTACTGATGCTTGCCATGAAAACACATTCTTCCAGATGGAAGGAGTTATGGTTGGAAAAGATATTTCTATTTCAAATCTTATCTACTTCATGAAGACTATGCTTTCAGAAGTATTTAGACGCGACATAAAGGTTCGCCTTCGTCCAGGATTTTTCCCATTTGTGGAGCCTGGTTTCGAGCTTGATATTAACTGCCTTAACTGTGGCGGTAAGGGATGCCCATCATGCAAGCACTCTGGATGGCTTGAGCTTTGCCCATGTGGTATGGTTCATCCAAAGGTTCTTGAAGAGGGTGGTATCGATCCTGACAAGTACACAGGCTTTGCCTTTGGCCTTGGTCTTACAAGACTTGCAATGATGAAATACGGAATTAAAGACATTCGTGATCTGAACAGCGGTAATCTTTCAAGCTTAGCTCAGTTCACTGATGATGAGCAGTAA
- a CDS encoding PilZ domain-containing protein, with amino-acid sequence MEEKRKNKRLDIDVKVEIERIDEANITTVKYMEVEVTNISKTGLAFRVKDVEFEEGACFDARIQIWTKETIDTVFKVVRVNKLEDGMYEYGCIFVGMTDTDALKIEIYQLFNDAE; translated from the coding sequence ATGGAAGAGAAGAGAAAAAATAAGCGTTTGGATATTGATGTAAAGGTTGAAATCGAGCGTATTGATGAGGCTAACATTACCACTGTTAAATATATGGAGGTAGAAGTTACCAATATCTCAAAGACTGGTTTAGCTTTTAGAGTAAAAGATGTTGAATTTGAAGAGGGTGCATGTTTTGATGCTAGAATTCAGATTTGGACAAAAGAAACAATCGATACTGTATTCAAGGTTGTTCGTGTAAACAAGTTGGAAGACGGTATGTATGAGTATGGATGTATTTTTGTTGGAATGACAGATACTGATGCGCTCAAGATTGAAATCTATCAGCTTTTTAACGATGCAGAGTAA
- the rsmH gene encoding 16S rRNA (cytosine(1402)-N(4))-methyltransferase RsmH, with the protein MEFNHYSVLLNETIDNLNIKPDGIYVDGTLGGGGHSYEIAKRLTTGHLYGFDQDTDALAAAGERLKEFGDKVTRIHSNYEFMKEKLLEQGVTKVDGIMLDLGVSSFQLDEADRGFTYRVDDAPLDMRMDKDNPMTAADIVNTYSAEDLTRVLFTYGEEKFSKQIVKNIIKQREIAPILTAGQLNKIIAESIPKKAQVGQGHPSKRTYQALRIELNRELTVLEDHIDDMIDLLNPGGRLCIITFHSLEDRITKVAFKRNEDPCTCPKDFPVCVCGKKSKGKVVTRKPILPSEKELEENSRSKSAKLRVFEKKDS; encoded by the coding sequence ATGGAATTTAATCATTATTCAGTTCTCTTAAATGAGACAATTGATAATTTGAATATTAAGCCTGACGGAATCTACGTTGACGGAACACTGGGAGGCGGTGGTCATTCTTATGAAATAGCAAAGCGTCTTACCACAGGTCATCTTTATGGATTTGATCAGGATACAGATGCTTTAGCAGCTGCTGGTGAAAGACTTAAAGAGTTTGGTGATAAAGTTACAAGAATTCACAGCAACTATGAATTCATGAAAGAAAAGCTACTGGAGCAGGGCGTCACTAAAGTAGATGGAATCATGCTTGATCTTGGAGTATCAAGCTTCCAGCTAGATGAAGCAGATAGAGGCTTCACATATAGAGTTGATGATGCACCACTTGATATGAGGATGGACAAAGATAATCCTATGACGGCAGCTGATATAGTAAATACTTATTCAGCTGAGGATTTGACTAGAGTCCTGTTTACATACGGCGAGGAAAAATTTTCCAAGCAAATTGTTAAAAACATTATTAAACAGCGAGAAATCGCACCAATACTTACAGCCGGACAGTTAAATAAAATAATAGCTGAAAGTATTCCGAAGAAAGCTCAGGTAGGTCAGGGACATCCTTCTAAAAGAACCTACCAGGCGCTTCGAATTGAGCTCAACAGAGAGCTGACAGTTTTGGAAGACCACATCGATGACATGATCGATTTGCTTAATCCAGGTGGAAGGTTATGTATCATTACTTTCCATTCATTGGAAGATAGAATCACGAAAGTGGCATTTAAAAGAAATGAAGACCCATGCACATGTCCAAAGGATTTTCCTGTTTGTGTATGTGGTAAGAAATCAAAAGGTAAGGTGGTTACGAGAAAGCCAATCTTGCCTAGTGAGAAGGAGCTGGAAGAAAATTCCAGATCAAAGAGCGCAAAGCTCAGGGTTTTTGAGAAAAAAGATAGCTAA
- a CDS encoding peptidoglycan D,D-transpeptidase FtsI family protein, with the protein MAENKRRRIKPNNKILKRMQRKLWVVFGIVCILFVVLIGRVMYIQHTSGDKYEKIVLAQQDYDSTTIPFQRGNIIDARGTVLATSVDVYNVILDCKVLNANEDAISTTISAITECFDEIDADTIKTQLSDNPTSQYYILAKKVSYEEMAAFEELKTTESYKGKVFGIWFEKEYIRQYPYGSLAAATIGYASSGNVGVIGLENKYSSVLNGVNGRTYGYLNSDSNLEQTTIDATNGNNIVLSLDVNIQTIVEKAVEDWNNETMTAYNAEHPDEPESFGSKHTAVLVMNPNNGEILAMAQYPTFDLNNPRDLTGYYSDEDLEVMTTDEKMDALNQIWQNFCITYTYEPGSTFKPFTVAMGLETGALTGDETYYCDGGEMITGYPKLVKCVAYRSGGHGTQTIADALSNSCNDALMQMVRVIGPETFADYQSIFGFGQKTGIDLTGEASTAGLIYSEEDLNSAINLATNSFGQNFNTTMVQLASGFSSLINGGYLYEPHLVTKITDPNGNTVEEVEPTILKRTISEETGDLLKSYLEYVVSDGTGKTAGVDGYRIGGKTGTAEKLPRGNHKYLVSFIGFAPADNPQVVVYVIVDEPGVGAVGNNQAHSSFAQQICHNIFEQILPYMGIESSLTEEEEAAAAASLTEAAQATEDEGGTEDTPEGSESTADPSETPEVEEEE; encoded by the coding sequence ATGGCTGAGAATAAAAGACGAAGAATAAAACCGAATAATAAAATTTTAAAAAGAATGCAACGCAAGCTCTGGGTAGTATTTGGAATTGTTTGTATTCTTTTTGTCGTTCTGATAGGCAGAGTAATGTACATTCAGCACACCAGTGGTGATAAATACGAAAAGATTGTACTTGCTCAACAAGATTACGATAGTACAACCATTCCTTTTCAGAGAGGCAATATCATTGATGCTAGAGGAACAGTTCTTGCTACAAGCGTAGATGTTTACAATGTAATTTTGGATTGTAAGGTTCTTAATGCAAATGAAGACGCTATCAGCACTACAATCAGTGCAATCACAGAATGTTTTGATGAGATAGATGCTGACACAATCAAAACACAGCTTTCAGACAATCCAACATCTCAATATTATATTCTTGCCAAGAAAGTTTCATATGAAGAGATGGCAGCTTTCGAAGAACTTAAAACAACAGAATCCTACAAAGGTAAGGTTTTTGGAATTTGGTTTGAAAAGGAATATATTAGACAGTATCCATATGGCAGCCTGGCTGCAGCTACAATAGGATATGCCAGCAGCGGTAATGTGGGTGTTATCGGTCTGGAAAATAAATATTCCAGTGTGCTTAATGGCGTCAACGGTCGTACTTATGGCTATTTAAATTCCGACAGCAACCTTGAACAGACCACAATCGATGCAACAAATGGAAATAACATTGTTCTTTCTTTGGATGTAAATATCCAGACAATAGTTGAGAAGGCTGTTGAGGATTGGAACAATGAAACAATGACAGCATATAATGCAGAGCACCCTGATGAGCCAGAATCTTTTGGTTCTAAACACACGGCAGTGCTTGTTATGAATCCTAACAATGGCGAGATTCTTGCCATGGCTCAGTATCCTACATTCGATTTGAACAATCCTAGAGATTTGACAGGTTATTATTCAGACGAAGATTTGGAAGTGATGACTACCGATGAAAAGATGGATGCATTGAACCAAATCTGGCAGAATTTCTGCATTACATATACATACGAGCCAGGTTCTACTTTCAAGCCGTTCACTGTTGCAATGGGACTTGAGACAGGAGCTCTTACAGGAGATGAGACATACTATTGTGATGGTGGTGAAATGATTACTGGCTATCCAAAACTTGTAAAGTGTGTCGCATATAGAAGCGGTGGACATGGTACACAGACTATTGCTGATGCACTTTCAAATTCTTGCAACGATGCCTTGATGCAGATGGTTAGAGTTATTGGACCGGAAACATTTGCTGATTATCAATCAATTTTTGGCTTTGGCCAAAAGACAGGTATTGACCTTACAGGAGAGGCTAGTACAGCAGGCCTTATTTATAGTGAAGAGGATTTGAATTCTGCAATCAATCTTGCGACAAATTCATTCGGCCAGAACTTTAATACTACAATGGTGCAGTTGGCAAGTGGCTTTAGTTCACTTATTAATGGTGGATATCTCTATGAGCCTCACCTTGTTACAAAGATTACCGACCCTAACGGTAATACAGTAGAAGAAGTTGAACCTACTATTTTAAAGAGAACCATTTCAGAGGAGACTGGAGATCTTCTTAAAAGCTACCTTGAGTATGTAGTTTCTGATGGTACAGGAAAGACAGCTGGTGTTGATGGATATAGAATTGGTGGTAAAACAGGTACTGCCGAGAAACTTCCTCGTGGAAATCATAAATATTTAGTTTCATTTATAGGCTTCGCACCTGCTGATAATCCACAGGTTGTAGTTTATGTAATTGTTGATGAACCTGGCGTTGGTGCTGTTGGTAATAATCAGGCCCACAGTAGTTTCGCTCAGCAGATTTGTCATAATATATTTGAACAGATTCTTCCGTACATGGGAATCGAATCTTCTTTGACAGAGGAAGAGGAAGCTGCGGCTGCAGCTAGTCTTACTGAGGCAGCTCAGGCAACAGAAGACGAAGGTGGAACAGAGGATACACCTGAAGGCTCAGAATCCACAGCAGATCCTTCTGAGACTCCTGAAGTCGAAGAGGAAGAATAG
- the queA gene encoding tRNA preQ1(34) S-adenosylmethionine ribosyltransferase-isomerase QueA: MKVKDFDYDLPEELIAQDPLEKRSNSRLMVLDKNTGEIIHRHFYDIKDYLKPGDCLVINNTKVIPARLYGARVGSGGKVEILLLKRISDNQWECLVKPGKKARPGMEISFGDGLLVGKIIDIVDEGNRIIEFSYDGIFEEILDKLGEMPLPPYITHKLKDRDRYQTVYAKYDGSAAAPTAGLHFTPELLEEVKAMGVKIAEVTLHVGLGTFRPVKEEEVLDHHMHSEYYELNQEACDIINETKANGGRIISVGTTSTRTLESAAEAGKPLTPKSGWTQIFIYPGYEFKVIDGLITNFHLPQSTLIMLVSALAGREHVLKAYEEAVQERYRFFSFGDAMLITDLSK, encoded by the coding sequence ATGAAAGTTAAGGATTTTGATTACGATCTTCCTGAGGAACTTATTGCTCAGGATCCACTAGAAAAAAGAAGTAATTCAAGGCTTATGGTCTTGGATAAAAATACTGGAGAAATAATTCATCGTCATTTCTATGACATCAAAGACTATTTAAAGCCAGGTGATTGTCTGGTTATCAATAACACAAAAGTTATCCCAGCAAGATTATATGGAGCTAGAGTTGGTTCTGGCGGAAAAGTCGAGATTCTCCTTTTAAAGCGTATTAGCGACAATCAGTGGGAGTGTCTTGTAAAACCAGGTAAAAAAGCTCGCCCAGGAATGGAAATTTCATTTGGTGATGGCCTTTTAGTTGGAAAGATTATCGATATTGTTGATGAGGGCAATCGTATTATTGAGTTTTCTTATGATGGAATTTTTGAGGAGATTCTTGATAAGTTAGGAGAGATGCCACTTCCACCATACATTACTCACAAGCTTAAGGATAGAGACAGATATCAGACTGTTTATGCAAAATATGATGGTTCAGCAGCTGCACCTACAGCAGGCCTTCATTTCACACCAGAGCTTCTTGAGGAAGTAAAGGCTATGGGAGTTAAGATTGCAGAGGTTACGCTACATGTAGGTCTTGGTACATTTCGTCCTGTAAAGGAAGAGGAAGTACTTGATCATCATATGCATTCTGAGTACTATGAGCTCAACCAGGAAGCCTGCGATATTATTAATGAAACAAAGGCTAATGGTGGCAGAATTATTTCTGTTGGAACAACAAGTACACGTACCCTTGAGTCTGCAGCTGAGGCTGGAAAGCCTCTTACACCAAAGAGTGGATGGACTCAGATTTTTATTTATCCTGGATATGAGTTTAAGGTAATAGATGGACTTATCACTAATTTCCATTTACCACAGTCTACACTTATTATGCTTGTTTCGGCTTTGGCAGGCAGAGAGCATGTGCTTAAAGCATACGAAGAAGCAGTTCAGGAAAGATATAGATTTTTCTCATTTGGAGATGCAATGTTAATTACAGATTTATCTAAATAA
- the pheT gene encoding phenylalanine--tRNA ligase subunit beta, with product MFISMNWISDFVDLEGLDKMELISKFSLATAEVENDIFHKGEDLSGVVVAEIKSVEEHPESKKLHLLKVDAGDGKLTDVVCGAPNVRVGMKTAFAKVGAQIGDITIAPRPLAGYDSFGMCCSEKEIGISDNNDGIMDILDDAPNGTDIKDLYEIDDIIFEVDNKSLTNRPDLWGHYGIAREFATIAKRPLKELPTLDLSKYDNLEKIDLKIEDELCQRYSSLKVENINTNVAPVNMRIRLFYCGMRAINLLADLTNYIMLEMGQPMHAFDSRKVEKIRIKRFDKPFTFTTLDGVERNIDENTLMICNDNTPVAIAGIMGGLDSEIVEDTTTLTLESATFNAASIRKSAVRLSHRTDASARYEKSLDPEMTTVAIARFMKLLSDIDDGVKVVSALTDEYAFHYPHIALDFDKDFVDKYTGIEISDEHIVDTLTSLGFGVSQDGSNFHVDVPSYRATKDISLKADIIEEITRIYGYDNFELSTTNAPLYPVRMAEDKNVEDRIKDILVKRFQLHEVHSYVWQYADEYKKLGMEVEENIKLANSTNPNIETLRRSIIPTQLCQVNYNTGYATDFGIFEVGRVVEGLKEDGLCDEHKKLCITLFSKTKSLETLYFELRDMIAETIDDVRHKALTYKKLEATHSYEHPKNLYSLVLDDAVIGEMGVAHPLVSKKIDKKAAIVFAEIDIEALAAIKQENISYVEPSKYPSIEVDLSFVAEKFSEINDTIKESAQSILKKVGVVDVYSDSTGKSITVRLLFGDDERTLTHDEVQKVVDDIIEKLKNKGINLKM from the coding sequence ATGTTTATTTCAATGAATTGGATCTCTGATTTCGTTGACCTTGAAGGTCTCGACAAGATGGAGCTTATTTCAAAGTTCTCTCTTGCAACAGCAGAGGTTGAAAATGATATTTTTCATAAAGGCGAGGATTTATCTGGTGTTGTTGTTGCTGAAATCAAATCAGTAGAAGAACATCCAGAATCAAAGAAGCTTCACCTTCTTAAGGTTGATGCTGGTGATGGAAAGCTTACAGATGTTGTTTGTGGCGCACCTAATGTACGCGTTGGTATGAAGACAGCATTTGCCAAGGTAGGAGCACAGATTGGTGACATCACAATCGCTCCAAGACCACTTGCTGGTTACGACTCATTCGGTATGTGCTGCTCTGAAAAGGAAATCGGCATTTCTGATAATAATGACGGTATCATGGACATTCTTGATGACGCTCCAAACGGAACAGACATCAAGGATTTATATGAAATCGATGACATTATCTTCGAGGTTGATAATAAGTCACTTACAAACCGTCCTGACCTTTGGGGACACTATGGAATCGCTCGAGAGTTTGCTACAATCGCAAAGCGTCCTCTCAAGGAGCTTCCAACACTTGATCTTAGCAAATATGACAATCTTGAAAAGATTGATTTAAAAATAGAAGATGAGCTTTGCCAGAGATATTCATCATTAAAGGTAGAGAACATCAATACAAATGTTGCTCCTGTAAACATGCGTATCAGACTTTTCTACTGTGGCATGAGAGCAATCAATCTTCTTGCCGATCTTACAAACTACATCATGCTTGAAATGGGACAGCCTATGCATGCATTCGATTCACGTAAGGTTGAAAAGATTCGTATCAAGAGATTCGACAAGCCTTTCACTTTTACAACTCTTGATGGTGTTGAAAGAAATATCGACGAGAACACTCTTATGATTTGCAACGACAACACACCTGTTGCTATTGCAGGTATCATGGGTGGTCTTGATTCAGAAATTGTTGAAGATACAACTACACTTACTCTTGAATCAGCTACATTCAATGCTGCTTCTATTAGAAAGAGTGCAGTTCGCCTTTCTCACAGAACAGATGCTTCAGCTCGTTATGAAAAGAGCCTTGATCCAGAGATGACTACAGTTGCAATCGCTCGTTTTATGAAGCTTCTTTCTGATATTGATGACGGTGTAAAGGTTGTATCCGCATTAACAGACGAATATGCATTCCACTATCCACATATAGCTCTTGATTTTGATAAGGATTTTGTGGATAAGTACACAGGAATTGAAATCAGTGATGAGCATATTGTGGATACACTTACATCACTTGGTTTTGGAGTATCACAGGATGGATCAAACTTCCATGTAGATGTTCCTTCATATCGTGCTACAAAGGATATTAGCCTTAAGGCAGATATTATCGAAGAAATCACACGTATCTATGGCTATGATAACTTCGAGCTTTCTACAACAAATGCACCTCTTTACCCAGTTCGCATGGCAGAGGATAAAAACGTTGAAGATAGAATAAAGGATATCCTTGTTAAGAGATTTCAGCTTCACGAGGTTCATTCTTATGTATGGCAGTATGCTGATGAATACAAGAAGCTTGGTATGGAAGTAGAGGAGAACATTAAGCTTGCTAATTCTACAAACCCTAATATCGAAACACTTCGTCGTTCAATCATTCCTACTCAGCTTTGCCAGGTAAATTACAACACTGGTTATGCTACTGACTTTGGTATTTTCGAAGTTGGTCGTGTAGTTGAAGGATTAAAGGAAGATGGACTTTGCGATGAGCACAAAAAGCTTTGTATCACATTATTCTCAAAGACAAAGTCGCTTGAGACTCTTTACTTTGAACTTCGCGATATGATTGCTGAGACAATCGATGATGTAAGACACAAGGCTCTTACATACAAGAAACTTGAGGCTACTCACTCATACGAGCATCCAAAGAACCTCTATAGCTTAGTTCTTGATGATGCGGTTATTGGTGAGATGGGCGTTGCTCACCCACTTGTTTCAAAGAAAATTGATAAGAAGGCAGCTATCGTATTTGCGGAAATCGACATTGAAGCACTTGCTGCTATTAAGCAGGAGAATATTTCATATGTTGAGCCTTCAAAATACCCTTCAATTGAAGTAGATTTATCATTTGTAGCAGAGAAATTTTCTGAGATAAATGATACAATAAAAGAGAGCGCACAGAGTATATTGAAAAAGGTCGGAGTTGTCGATGTATATTCTGATAGCACCGGAAAGTCAATTACAGTTAGACTTCTCTTTGGCGATGATGAGAGAACTCTTACACATGATGAAGTTCAGAAAGTAGTTGACGATATAATTGAAAAGCTTAAGAATAAAGGTATAAATCTTAAGATGTAA